In Bacillus thuringiensis, the DNA window GTGAAAGAATACGAAATTTCTTCTTATATGCAAATGAATCTGTTGCATAAATACATACGGGCATTATAATATTGAAAGTAGGATAAGAAAAAAGGGAGCGATAGAATCGTGTCAACAACTTGGATTATTTTATTAGCCGTAATCGTAGCATTCATCGGCTACACTGTATGGATGTATTTCTATCAGAGAAAATTAATTAAAACACTTTCAGAAGAAGAGTTTCGCGCTGGCTACCGTAAAGCACAGCTTATCGATATTCGCGAAGCAGACGAATATACTGCAGGGCATATTTTAGGCGCACGTAACATTCCGTTATCACAAATTCGCCTTCGTCATAAAGAACTTCGTAAAGATCAACCAGTTTACTTATACTGCCAAAGTGGATTCCGTACTGGTCGTGCGGCTCAATACTTAAAGAAACAAGGCTACAAAGATTTCTACCAATTACAAGGTGGATTCAAAACTTGGACTGGAAAAATTAAAAAGAAATAATAACATACAAAAACTAGCTGAATTATCCAGCTAGTTTTTTCATTCCATATTATTCGCAATGTATAATAAATTTTGCTTAATCACATCTTTATCATGCTCTTGTACATTCCGATACAAGAGCTGATATTCAAGTCCTTTCTCTTTC includes these proteins:
- a CDS encoding rhodanese-like domain-containing protein; the encoded protein is MSTTWIILLAVIVAFIGYTVWMYFYQRKLIKTLSEEEFRAGYRKAQLIDIREADEYTAGHILGARNIPLSQIRLRHKELRKDQPVYLYCQSGFRTGRAAQYLKKQGYKDFYQLQGGFKTWTGKIKKK